The Henckelia pumila isolate YLH828 chromosome 2, ASM3356847v2, whole genome shotgun sequence genome includes a window with the following:
- the LOC140881567 gene encoding 1,4-dihydroxy-2-naphthoyl-CoA synthase, peroxisomal-like, with translation MAGSITGSDVMAVNRRMASVAGHLIPDQARPGNGVALSNCSSGLNDSYHRVHGEVPTHAPQWKRCNDSEKEFTDIIYEKAVGEGIAKITINRPERRNSFRPQTVKELMRAFNDARDDNSIGVIIFTGKGTQAFCSGGDQSFRGKNGYADYDDFGRLNVLDLQVQIRRLPKPVIAMVAGYAVGGGHVLHMVCDITIAADNAVFGQTGPKVGSFDAGYGASIMDRLIGPKRAREMWFMCRFYKADEAEKMGLVNIVVPLEKLEEETVKWCREIMRNSPMAIRVLKSALNAVDDGHSGLQQIAGDGTLLFYGTEEGSEGKNSYLERRKPDFSRFPRLP, from the exons ATGGCAGGATCAATCACAGGGAGTGATGTTATGGCAGTGAACAGGAGAATGGCCTCCGTCGCGGGCCATCTGATTCCGGATCAGGCCCGGCCCGGTAACGGCGTAGCCCTGTCGAATTGCAGCTCCGGGCTGAATGATTCGTATCACAGGGTGCACGGAGAGGTTCCCACACACGCCCCGCAGTGGAAGAGGTGCAATGACTCGGAGAAAGAGTTCACCGATATCATCTACGAGAAAGCCGTCGGAGAAGGCATTGCTAAG ATCACGATCAACAGGCCAGAGAGGAGGAACTCATTTAGGCCTCAAACCGTGAAGGAACTAATGCGTGCGTTCAATGATGCAAGGGATGATAACTCTATTGGAGTCATCATATTCACTGGAAAG GGAACCCAAGCGTTTTGCAGTGGGGGAGACCAGTCATTCAGAGGCAAGAATGGCTATGCTGATTACGACGATTTTGGTCGCTTGAATGTTTTAGATTTACAG GTGCAAATTCGTCGCCTTCCAAAACCGGTGATTGCGATG GTTGCGGGTTATGCAGTTGGGGGTGGACATGTGCTGCATATGGTTTGCGACATAACGATCGCAGCTGATAATGCTGTTTTTGGCCAAACAGGGCCTAAG GTTGGAAGCTTTGATGCTGGTTATGGTGCTTCCATAATGGACCGTTTG ATTGGACCAAAGAGAGCTCGTGAAATGTGGTTCATGTGTAGGTTCTACAAAGCTGATGAGGCAGAAAAAATGGGACTTGTCAACATTGTTGTCCCA CTAGAGAAGTTGGAGGAGGAAACAGTTAAATGGTGCAGAGAGATAATGAGGAACAGCCCGATGGCGATCCGCGTCCTGAAATCAGCTCTCAATGCAGTCGACGACGGCCATTCTGGACTTCAG CAAATTGCTGGAGACGGGACCCTTCTGTTTTACGGCACGGAGGAAGGCTCGGAGGGGAAGAACTCATACTTGGAGCGCAGAAAACCAGATTTCTCAAGATTCCCACGTCTGCCTTGA
- the LOC140880893 gene encoding branched-chain-amino-acid aminotransferase-like protein 1: MAEEGGEVEVIHMWSTPRSVSTSLMYSFAQRDDMEVLDEPLYPNYLRVTGAARPYREELLSKSESDGNKVVREIIYGPGKKKYRFCKHIASQRLPGLPAELMKRGKHFLLIRNPLDVLTSYDKVIPPSLIDLGYAIMVSICSELCDRGESPFIIDSDLLREDPEPILRGLCDDLCIPFQAAMLKWESGPKPFDGMWAPYWYKNTHRSTGFERPRKYSSPFPPSLYNLLEQSLPFYNLLKRYVRQTTTTPLASKIPVPANEKLLAWVGDEILPRESAKVSVFDSVVQGGDAVWEGLRIYDGKVFKLEEHLDRLFDSAKALAFSNIPTREQVKEAIFKTLIRNGMFNNAHIRLTLTRGKKVTSGMSPEFNLLGCTLLVLAEWKPPVYDNSRGITLVTATTRRNSPNNLDSKIHHNNLLNNILAKIEGNNADAGDAIMLDKDGYVSETNATNIFLVKKGRVATPHADYCLPGITRATVMDLAVNENLDLVERRISLSEFHTADEVFTTGSMGELTPVIQIDGRTVGDGEVGPVTQRLQNAYKKLTADSGVPIPTYQKP; this comes from the exons ATGGCGGAGGAAGGAGGAGAAGTGGAGGTGATCCACATGTGGTCTACGCCGAGGTCTGTCAGCACAAGCCTCATGTATTCTTTTGCCCAG AGAGATGACATGGAAGTTCTTGATGAACCCCTCTATCCAAATTATCTGCGTGTGACAGGAGCTGCAAGGCCCTACAGGGAAGAACTCCTGTCAAAATCG GAATCAGATGGAAATAAGGTCGTGAGAGAGATCATTTATGGTCCTGGGAAAAAGAAGTATAGATTTTGCAAG CACATTGCTAGTCAGCGATTGCCTGGTCTACCAGCTGAGTTGATGAAGAGAGGAAAGCACTTTTTATTGATTAGAAATCCACTTGATGTGCTG ACATCCTATGACAAGGTAATTCCCCCATCACTCATTGATTTGGGGTATGCTATCATGGTCTCCATTTGCAGCGAGCTCTGTGATCGAGGGGAATCTCCTTTTATCATTGATTCAGATCTGCTTCGAGAAGATCCCGAG CCTATTTTACGTGGCCTATGTGATGATCTTTGTATTCCATTTCAAGCTGCGATGCTCAA ATGGGAATCCGGGCCAAAACCATTCGATGGCATGTGGGCACCCTATTGGTACAAAAATACGCATAGATCGACAGGGTTTGAACGACCAAGGAAGTATTCTTCT CCATTTCCGCCATCTTTGTACAACTTGCTGGAGCAAAGCTTACCTTTCTACAATTTGCTTAAGCGCTATGTGAGGCAGACCACTACAACACCCCTTGCTTCAAAAATTCCTGTTCCTGCCAATGAGAAGCTACTTGCTTGGGTTGGTGATGAGATATTGCCCCGTGAAAGTGCAAAG GTTTCAGTGTTTGACTCAGTTGTCCAAGGTGGTGATGCAGTTTGGGAGGGTCTTCGAATTTATGATGGGAAGGTATTCAAATTGGAGGAGCATTTAGACAG GTTGTTTGACTCGGCAAAAGCTCTAGCATTCAGCAATATACCAACTCGTGAACAG GTGAAGGAAGcgatttttaaaactttaataAGGAATGGCATGTTCAATAATGCACATATTAGACTGACTTTGACTCGTGGGAAGAAG GTGACTTCTGGAATGAGCCCAGAATTCAACCTACTTGGATGTACTTTATTAG TGCTTGCTGAATGGAAGCCTCCAGTATATGACAATTCAAGGGGTATAACTTTGGTGACAGCAACCACACGCCGTAATTCACCAAAT AATTTAGACTCCAAAATTCACCACAATAACCTTCTCAACAACATTCTTGCTAAG ATAGAAGGGAATAATGCAGATGCCGGTGACGCCATCATGCTTGACAAAGATGGCTATGTGTCAGAAACTAATGCAACGAACATA TTTCTGGTCAAGAAAGGCCGCGTAGCAACTCCCCATGCTGATTATTGTCTTCCTGGCATAACACGGGCAACA GTCATGGACCTTGCGGTCAATGAAAACTTGGATTTGGTGGAGCGGCGAATTAGTTTATCAGAGTTCCACACAGCAGATGAG GTATTCACTACAGGATCCATGGGAGAACTTACTCCG GTTATTCAAATCGATGGCCGCACCGTTGGTGATGGTGAAGTGGGTCCTGTGACTCAAAGATTGCAAAATGCTTATAAAAAGTTGACTGCAGATTCAGGTGTCCCTATACCCACTTATCAAAAGCCTTGA
- the LOC140879629 gene encoding ADP-ribosylation factor 2 isoform X1, whose protein sequence is MATDFQCLSLRKKLLISLRGSSILSQAIRQICAFRDLRQERKMGLTFTKLFSRLFAKKEMRILMVGLDAAGKTTILYKLKLGEIVTTIPTIGFNVETVEYKNISFTVWDVGGQDKIRPLWRHYFQNTQGLIFVVDSNDRDRVVEARDELHRMLNEDELRDAVLLVFANKQDLPNAMNAAEITDKLGLHSLRQRHWYIQSTCATSGEGLYEGLDWLSNNIANKA, encoded by the exons ATGGCTACCGATTTTCAATGTCTCTCTCTCAGAAAGAAGTTATTAATCTCTTTGCGAGGCAGCTCCATTCTCTCTCAAGCGATTCGCCAGATCTGTGCTTTCCG GGATCTAAGGCAAGAAAGAAAAATGGGGTTGACATTCACTAAGCTCTTTAGTCGGCTTTTTGCCAAGAAGGAGATGCGAATTCTGATGGTTGGTCTTGATGCTGCTGGTAAGACAACCATTCTGTACAAGCTCAAGCTCGGGGAGATTGTGACTACTATTCCTACAATTG GTTTCAACGTGGAGACTGTTGAGTACAAGAACATCAGCTTCACAGTTTGGGATGTCGGAGGCCAGGACAAG ATTCGTCCACTGTGGAGGCACTACTTCCAAAACACTCAGGGTCTCATATTTGTGGTAGATAGCAATGACAGAGACCGTGTTGTGGAGGCAAGAGATGAACTTCATAGGATGTTGAATGAG GACGAGCTGAGAGATGCAGTGCTACTTGTATTTGCTAACAAACAAGATCTTCCTAATGCAATGAATGCTGCTGAAATAACTGACAAGCTTGGCTTGCACTCACTCAGGCAGCGCCACTG GTATATTCAGAGCACCTGTGCTACCTCCGGGGAGGGGCTTTACGAGGGGCTCGACTGGCTCTCTAACAACATTGCTAACAAGGCATAA
- the LOC140879629 gene encoding ADP-ribosylation factor 2 isoform X2, giving the protein MGLTFTKLFSRLFAKKEMRILMVGLDAAGKTTILYKLKLGEIVTTIPTIGFNVETVEYKNISFTVWDVGGQDKIRPLWRHYFQNTQGLIFVVDSNDRDRVVEARDELHRMLNEDELRDAVLLVFANKQDLPNAMNAAEITDKLGLHSLRQRHWYIQSTCATSGEGLYEGLDWLSNNIANKA; this is encoded by the exons ATGGGGTTGACATTCACTAAGCTCTTTAGTCGGCTTTTTGCCAAGAAGGAGATGCGAATTCTGATGGTTGGTCTTGATGCTGCTGGTAAGACAACCATTCTGTACAAGCTCAAGCTCGGGGAGATTGTGACTACTATTCCTACAATTG GTTTCAACGTGGAGACTGTTGAGTACAAGAACATCAGCTTCACAGTTTGGGATGTCGGAGGCCAGGACAAG ATTCGTCCACTGTGGAGGCACTACTTCCAAAACACTCAGGGTCTCATATTTGTGGTAGATAGCAATGACAGAGACCGTGTTGTGGAGGCAAGAGATGAACTTCATAGGATGTTGAATGAG GACGAGCTGAGAGATGCAGTGCTACTTGTATTTGCTAACAAACAAGATCTTCCTAATGCAATGAATGCTGCTGAAATAACTGACAAGCTTGGCTTGCACTCACTCAGGCAGCGCCACTG GTATATTCAGAGCACCTGTGCTACCTCCGGGGAGGGGCTTTACGAGGGGCTCGACTGGCTCTCTAACAACATTGCTAACAAGGCATAA